A portion of the Paenibacillus hamazuiensis genome contains these proteins:
- the ftsA gene encoding cell division protein FtsA, with amino-acid sequence MSSNDIIVSLDIGTSKVRAIIGEVVNGAINIIGVGSADSEGIRKGAIVDIDQTVQSIRNAIDHAERMVGIQISEVHVGISGNHIALQTSHGVVAVSNEDREIGDEDIERVIQAARVIALPPEREIIGVVPNQYLVDGLEGINDPRGMIGVRLEVEATIITGAKTGIHNLLRVVEKAGLKVAGLILMSLASGQLALSKDEKMVGTVLVDIGAGATTIAVFQEGNMVATSTLPIGGEFVTNDIAIGLRTQMDIAEKIKLKFGCAVVDDAASDQVFKVNRIGSNVDKEFSQVDLANIIEPRVQEIFHLIRVEVQRLGYADVPGGYVLTGGSVSMPGMLTVAQAELQTSVRIAVPDYIGVRDPSYTSGVGIIQYASKYIKASSKQTSFIKKTSGNKKVSSSADSAKSGLFERFKNWLSEFI; translated from the coding sequence TTGAGCAGCAATGACATCATTGTTAGTTTGGACATCGGTACATCCAAAGTTCGCGCTATTATTGGGGAAGTTGTTAACGGAGCCATTAATATAATAGGAGTTGGATCTGCCGACTCGGAGGGAATTCGCAAAGGAGCAATCGTAGATATCGATCAAACCGTGCAGTCCATCCGTAATGCGATCGACCATGCCGAACGGATGGTCGGTATTCAAATATCCGAAGTGCATGTAGGAATTTCCGGAAATCATATAGCGCTGCAAACAAGCCACGGCGTGGTTGCAGTTTCGAACGAGGATCGCGAAATCGGCGATGAGGATATCGAACGGGTCATTCAAGCGGCCAGAGTCATCGCCTTGCCTCCGGAGCGGGAAATTATCGGAGTCGTTCCGAATCAATATTTGGTGGACGGACTGGAAGGCATCAACGACCCGAGAGGGATGATCGGCGTACGGCTTGAAGTGGAAGCGACGATTATTACCGGAGCGAAAACAGGAATACATAACTTGCTTCGCGTCGTTGAGAAGGCCGGCCTCAAGGTTGCCGGGCTCATTCTCATGTCGCTTGCATCGGGTCAGCTTGCGCTGTCCAAAGATGAGAAAATGGTAGGCACCGTGCTGGTGGACATCGGCGCGGGCGCCACGACGATCGCGGTATTTCAGGAAGGCAACATGGTGGCAACGTCGACGCTGCCGATCGGCGGCGAATTTGTAACGAACGATATCGCCATCGGGCTTCGGACGCAGATGGATATCGCGGAAAAAATCAAGCTGAAATTCGGTTGTGCCGTCGTAGACGACGCGGCATCCGACCAGGTTTTCAAGGTGAACCGGATCGGCAGCAATGTGGATAAGGAGTTTTCGCAGGTCGATCTGGCCAACATCATCGAACCTCGCGTGCAGGAAATTTTTCACCTGATCAGGGTCGAGGTGCAGCGGCTCGGGTATGCGGATGTGCCCGGGGGTTATGTGCTGACCGGCGGCTCCGTTTCCATGCCGGGCATGTTGACGGTTGCGCAGGCGGAGCTGCAAACTTCGGTGCGCATCGCGGTTCCGGACTATATCGGCGTGAGAGACCCGTCTTACACGAGCGGGGTAGGAATTATCCAATACGCATCGAAATATATAAAGGCAAGCAGCAAGCAAACGAGCTTCATCAAAAAAACGAGCGGCAACAAAAAGGTATCATCCTCTGCGGACTCCGCCAAATCCGGCTTGTTCGAACGTTTTAAAAATTGGTTGAGCGAATTTATTTAA
- a CDS encoding cell division protein FtsQ/DivIB codes for MKVPAIKEPNRRNRSSRKLLAFLFIFFVTLLVILFFQSSLSKITTVEVAGNELLSADEVKQAMPVRPGDHFFAISSQTIEQVLQQMKMVQSAKVTKRFPGVIHVDIQEYQRVAFQINEEGKKEVLLADGSSVVIEQRGVTIDKPLLTGWSKDDPNKVKLCKVMAAIPPSYFSDVSEIKPDPSESYPDKIKLYTRSQFEVQTTISYLPDKLPYLDLYITNLKENNITNGILKLLEADNHMPYEPPAKDAKDQNAGKDASKDAGKDTGAKDANKTSQTSGTNAQGDSKKPVNKEPVKTNEKESAR; via the coding sequence ATGAAAGTACCTGCCATTAAAGAACCGAATAGACGGAATCGCAGCAGCCGGAAGCTTCTGGCTTTTCTTTTTATATTTTTCGTCACGCTTTTGGTCATTTTGTTTTTCCAGTCGTCTTTGAGCAAAATCACCACCGTGGAAGTGGCCGGCAACGAACTGCTTTCCGCGGATGAAGTGAAGCAAGCGATGCCCGTGAGGCCTGGCGACCATTTTTTTGCCATATCGTCACAGACGATCGAGCAGGTTTTGCAGCAAATGAAAATGGTCCAGTCCGCCAAGGTGACCAAACGGTTTCCGGGCGTCATTCATGTCGATATCCAGGAATATCAGAGAGTCGCTTTTCAAATCAACGAGGAAGGGAAAAAGGAAGTGCTGCTGGCCGACGGCAGCTCGGTCGTCATCGAGCAGCGCGGCGTTACGATTGACAAGCCTCTCTTAACCGGCTGGAGCAAGGACGATCCGAACAAAGTCAAGCTGTGCAAGGTGATGGCTGCAATTCCCCCTTCGTATTTTTCCGACGTGTCAGAGATCAAACCGGATCCTTCCGAATCGTATCCCGATAAAATCAAGCTGTACACCAGGTCGCAGTTCGAGGTGCAGACGACGATTTCCTACTTGCCGGACAAGCTTCCTTATTTGGATTTGTACATTACCAATTTGAAGGAAAACAACATCACGAACGGTATTTTAAAGCTGCTGGAAGCGGACAATCACATGCCTTACGAGCCGCCGGCCAAAGATGCCAAAGATCAAAATGCGGGAAAAGATGCAAGCAAAGATGCGGGCAAAGATACGGGAGCCAAGGATGCAAATAAAACGTCGCAAACGTCCGGAACGAATGCGCAAGGGGATTCCAAGAAACCGGTCAACAAGGAGCCTGTGAAAACAAACGAGAAAGAATCGGCGAGATGA
- the ftsZ gene encoding cell division protein FtsZ, with product MFELDLDMDQLAKIKVIGVGGGGSNAVNRMIDNGVQGVEFITVNTDAQALHSAKAEHRLQIGDKLTRGLGAGANPDVGKKAAEESRELILNTLRGADMVFVTAGMGGGTGTGAAPVIAEIAKECGALTVGVVTRPFTFEGRKRAMQAEQGIAALKEKVDTLIVIPNDRLLEIVDKKTPMLEAFMHADNVLRQGVQGISDLIAVPGLINLDFADVKTIMTERGSALMGIGIATGENRAAEAAKKAIMSPLLETSIDGARGVLMNITGGANLSLYEVNEAADIVATASDPEVNMIFGAVIDERLKDEIMVTVIATGFEHRAQSVPNRKPAGAAQSEPQDNRLGNLRPFGSQPASNDQLDIPTFLRNRNRGGFNDK from the coding sequence ATGTTTGAATTAGATCTGGACATGGACCAACTGGCGAAAATAAAAGTAATTGGCGTAGGCGGCGGCGGCAGCAACGCCGTCAACCGGATGATCGACAACGGCGTTCAAGGCGTCGAGTTTATTACCGTGAACACGGACGCTCAGGCGCTGCATTCGGCGAAAGCCGAACACCGGCTGCAAATCGGGGACAAGCTCACCCGCGGGCTTGGCGCCGGAGCGAATCCGGATGTCGGAAAAAAAGCGGCCGAAGAATCGCGTGAGTTGATTTTGAACACGCTGCGCGGAGCCGATATGGTGTTCGTGACCGCAGGCATGGGCGGCGGAACTGGTACCGGAGCCGCTCCGGTAATCGCGGAAATCGCCAAGGAGTGCGGCGCTTTGACGGTAGGCGTCGTAACCCGGCCGTTTACGTTCGAAGGCCGCAAACGCGCAATGCAGGCTGAGCAAGGCATCGCCGCATTGAAGGAAAAAGTGGACACGCTGATCGTCATTCCGAACGACCGCTTGCTTGAGATCGTCGACAAGAAGACGCCGATGCTCGAAGCGTTCATGCATGCGGACAACGTGCTCCGTCAAGGGGTGCAAGGCATCTCCGACCTGATTGCCGTACCGGGACTCATCAATCTCGACTTTGCCGACGTGAAAACGATTATGACCGAACGGGGCTCCGCACTGATGGGTATCGGCATTGCCACCGGCGAGAATCGCGCTGCCGAAGCGGCCAAGAAAGCGATCATGAGCCCGCTCCTCGAAACGTCCATCGACGGTGCGCGCGGCGTGCTGATGAACATTACCGGCGGCGCCAATTTGTCGCTGTACGAAGTGAACGAAGCGGCTGACATCGTCGCCACCGCTTCCGATCCGGAGGTCAATATGATTTTCGGTGCGGTCATCGACGAAAGATTGAAGGACGAAATTATGGTCACGGTCATCGCGACAGGTTTCGAGCATCGCGCCCAATCCGTCCCGAACCGCAAACCGGCCGGCGCCGCACAGTCTGAACCTCAGGACAACAGACTCGGCAATCTGCGTCCGTTCGGCAGCCAGCCGGCGTCGAACGACCAGCTCGACATCCCGACCTTCCTTCGCAATCGCAACCGCGGCGGCTTCAACGACAAGTAG